The region CTAAAATCGGCCGGTACCTCGTCTCCATAGGAAAAACAGCTGGAGCTggaacaaaagcaaaatgttaaacactgatgctttttttaaatggggCTCAGGGATTATCActcttcatctctttgttttACAGATATAATCTATAATATGACAGATTCTTTAATtatacttttttattttggatgaatcAGTGAGTGAATCTCGTctgattttgaaataaactggAAAATTGTGATGTGAGCGAAGATAAAACCAATTATCACTTAAAACCAGTTAACTGAGCATGTGGTCAGAGAATCAGAGAAAATGAGGAGCTTATTCAACCTACACATCCTCCCAGTGTTTTCTAACCACACGTTTGTCGGTGGTGGTTAATCAGATTAAAGGCTccacactgaaactgaacacGTGTGAAGAACATGAAGTTTATCTTGTATAAAGTCAAAAAGAGACATTCAGGAACCACAGGACAGAGTCCAGCACTTCACCTCTGTGTGGGTGGGACAAACCTTTCAACACTCAGGTATAAGAACCTGTAACAGCCAGTTAGTGCTGCGAGTGAAAAACTCAGAGGCATGCAGTGAAAACGATGGGACACTCACGTTTGACCTTCCACATGTCGTCAGTGCgatggcagacacacacacacacacacggtcgtCAGCACAACAAAGGCTCTAAGAATAGTGGTGCTGGTCCAGAGCAGCTCGTCCTGCAGGGCTCCAGTTACAGTCCAAACAATGTCAGCCTGTATATTTAtaactgcactgctgctgtgtgtgtgtctgtgtgagagagtgagcgTTCATGCTCTCATCCATCAGTGCAATGTGTGACATCATGTTCTCCTCTGAAATTTAAAGCTGGCTAAGCATTTAAACATTCGTTCATTTGATCATGATGTGGGACACATTACTGCACGTGTGTtatttcagagagagagaacaaaaacttTATCTGTGATTTCACTGAGGCGAGGGCAGTTTGTGAGTCAGGCCTCTTTAAACACAAATCAAACTTAGAAAAAGACTGAGATACATTTGTTATATGTTTCGTTCAGTGTAAACCTAAAAAGCACAATAGAGTAGGAAGGCTGCAGGAAGGTGAAACAAATACTAGTAAATATATGGGaaaggtttggtttggtttggtttaggaATAAAAAGAACTTGGTTAGGGTTAGCATTAGTTAGGGTTAGCATTGGTTAGAGTTAGCATTGGTTAGAGTTAGCATTGGTTAGAGTTAGCACTGGTTAGAGTTAGCATTGGTTAGGGTAGGATCACCGGTTGAGTTAAAATTAGCACTTTGCTAAAGTAAGAGGAGCCTCATCATCCATAAAAAACTCGTGGCTCAGAGCGATCGTGGTCAAACAAACGGTGGCCTCCTGCATTTAAGTCCAGTGTTTTGTCACCTGACATCTTCCTCTGCTCCAGTCATGATGATAGCGGCTGATAGAGGGCGCTGTCACTCAACCATAAACACGTCGCTTTGGGACATTTTGCTGAAAAGACTGATGCTGTCTCATTTCTATGCTTCTGAACTTAAAACGGTGTCAGTGGAACTCACACTGCACTGATCGCGTCTGTCACTTCTCCTcgtctgtttcttttttgcatGAATGGCTCTGAATGTTCTTGTATTATATAAAGATAAAGGCGCCGTGCCACAGAGTGTTTGGCTTATCACCCAAAATTCAAACTGCACAAGTTCAGATATGTCCAAAGCTACTTTACATTTTCAGCCTGTTCAGATTATCGCCACGTTATGGCTCCACACACAGTGTCCACCTCTAGAAGTTATACTAGTTACATAAAACCGAAACTCTGGGGCTTCCCCCAGACACAGACCTGAAAAATCCACCATGAACTACGTCATGAAAGGCTCATTTTTTagtgtctgtttgctgcaggaggTGGATCAAACCGAGAGAATATGTTCTCCAGGAACTCACCTGGTTAAAATAAACTTATCGAATGAACGACTGAAGTGTAAATTTGTCGTTGTTAAGTTCAGTGGATATTTTTGGCTTAAACTTTAAACACAGTTTTGAAAGTATCTGTATTTCTCTGATCACAAACACCTACAGAAATTAAACTCTGCTGATGTGTCGGTCTAAACTTTCAAACTCAGGCTTCACTGATAACATCTTTATCTTCTCTCACTCTTTATCTTCAGTTTTTGAATAAACTCAACAGAAAGAATTTGAATGTCCAAATAAGGGTATGGTGCCACTcagtctctccttcttctctatAAAAGTGTGTCTTCTGTCTGACTGtgctcactgcagcagcatctTCCCCCTGAACGCTCAGAATAAAACCAGAGACGTGGACAGCTTCAGAGCCTCCATCTGACAACTCTCTCTGCAGGTAAGACACACTTTGAAGAACGGATGGATTTTGGTAGAAAAACGACAGAGGAAAGGTTCAAACTGTTTAATTACAGGATGAATAaccaggaaacaggaaaatgatttttattctgGGGTCAGAAGGAAAAACATGTTCTCTATAACATGAGAATGAATAGAaatacacagtgatgcagcgTCGCAACACAACAACTTCAGACTGTTGAAAACATCACAggtgtgaatgtttgtttttcagggcATTTTGTGTAAAGACTTTTCAAAGACCTTGTAAGAGTTTAGCTTTGTTtcagagatccagctgtgttcTGCTATTTATTAGGCGTTTATGTGTTgttaaacttttttaaaaagctgttatcaatgtattttatatgtattttgtagttttatgtgtattttcacTTTGTGCCCTCTGCTCTCAGTTCTTGTTATTTGTCATTTACTATTTTGCTATTGcactttttctcttcctcttttttacTTTCTGCAGTAACTTACATAGGGAACCACTTTACtcatcattttgtgtgtgtgtgttttctgttctaGTGTTCTGGGACAAACAGACTTTGGAGGAAACAACGATGAAGGTGAGATCTCACATTGTGAGCATTTCGAACATGTTTGGAGTGTGTTCAGttcatcagtgttttccttAAAGTGAACAAAGCTAATGTAACAGACTCATAAAGCTTCTCTCTGTTTGGCTAAATATgtagatttatttgttttcgTCCCCTATGACCCTGTTTACCCTGTCATCTGATGGTGTGCTCTGATATTTAACTTTGTACAGACAGCACACCTGTGGTGGATCACTGGGACGCTGGCCTTCCTTCTGCCTGCTCCAAGTTTGGCTGACGTGGACCAGAACAAGTTGGCAAAACTTGTACAAGACATACTGGGAATCCAACGAGAGTGAGTCAGCGTCCTCCACAGAGTCTGAAAAATAATGTTGTGACAGTTTCTGGTTTTAATAAGTTTTTATGTTGTGTACAGCCAGAAGAGCAGGAGGTGAGCTATGTGAAGGCTTTACACGGCCTGACACATGATTATAGGGGGAGTCAGTGAATGGTGCCTCACCTTTTACATTCAGCTGGGACGTTGTTTTAACTGATGTTATCACTGCGACAGTGATCCGTTGTGTTAACAACTGTATTTAGCTTTTTGGCTGAGGATGATCATCAACTcttatttttatatgttatcaatgtattttgtatgtattttgtagttttatgtgtattttcacTTTGTGCCCTCTGCTCTCAGTTCTTGTTATTTTCAAGAAATTTTTGTCATTTACTATTTTGCTATTGcactttttctcttcctcttttttactttttgcagTAACGTACACAGGGAACCACTTTACtcatcattttgtgtgtgtgtgtgtgtgtgttttgacaggcACGACATACATGGTATGTACAGTGTGGCTGTAAGTATTCCAAAGGACTCGTACGACCTGAAGAACGTGGAGAAACCGACAAAAGAACAAGGAAAAGATATTAACAATGGGGTCGTGTTCCGCAGCAAGAGACTAGTTATtgccacaaaaataaaagatgaaccTGAACATGCAGAGTTGAGAGTTCTGAACGGTTTAAAACTTGAAAGCGGTGAAGGTGATTTGTTGGTCATCTTCTCTTACGCCTCTGCATGTCCCGAAAATTGTGCAAACCCAAAAAGTAAGTTCAATATCATTGACAAGATTAAAGATGTCATTAAAAACGGGAAATGGGGGGATCGTGTGTTCGTGTTTGAAAAAGTATTTCGGCCTGGTGGAGAAGAAATTAAGGAAGATGAATTAAAAACAGCTCTCAGAAATCTTTCGAGAGACATTGGTCTGAAAAACATATTTCGCTGTTACCATTCACAAGTTAAAAAGAATTTCCTTTGCACCAGCTGCTCCAGTGGTGGAGATGTTACAAAAGAATGTGTTGATTACGATGCAtaaacttcttcctctcacAACAAAGAGCTGAGGTCAATGAGGATTATGTAAACTATTCAATGCAAGCTGAACTCTCCTGTGTGTCTCTCCACTGATCCACTTCCTGCCTTTGAGTACTTGTTAAATCTAACTAATGAGTAATGATGCAGAAGCTCAGAAGCATATGAAAAGACTTCAGACATCTTGAAAATGTCCACTGCTCCAAAACATGGTCTAACATCAGAGATCCCCACGTAAACACGGTGCCATGTGATGGTTTGTGCTGAGGTTCTGCTTCTTATGAAACAGACACGTCTGAGTGAAGatgaattattattttgaaatttgtgAGAACTGGGTCTCAGAACAACAACCTCACAGTGGTGCACACAGTTTGCTCTGTGCCATCGACCGTCGCCtcctgttttcatttgcagttctgaatttaaaacaaactcTCTGAATAGAAAATGTGTGTAATTTGATGACaccattgatttttttctgttctttaacAACGATGATTCATCATAACCAATAtacaataaaagaaacatgGAGTGAATATGGTGAGTGAATATGTAACTGGATCAGTTCAAACTCGACAGCAGTGGAAATATTTGTTGGTCATCTGCTCCGAAGCTTCTTTGTCATTAATAAAcaaaaaggtaaaagaaaacTAATTTAACTTTCTGTCTTTAATAACTGTTTTCATTGTGACGTGACTTTTCCATGCCATGTTAAAATAAACACGGAGCACAGGAAGTAAACTGAAGAGGCGTGGCAGAGCCCagaaatgcattatgtcagtgagtgtcctcataactatagcAAGTCAAGAATGTGTATGAGCACGATAATAAACTCCAGGTctgggaggagaagaagaagaagtgaaactTATCTACAAAGGAAAAACCTCGACTCCGTGACTGACGGTCCACAGCGGCACCTGCAGCGACAGGTACCTGAACCTGTCAGTACCTGTCATGTTTAGTTGTTCTTTAAACAGATATTTGAGATCAAAGTCACAGTCATGTTAACTTTATGTTAACTTTAATTCATATGTTAACTTTAGACTCATGTGTTCATATGTTTGGGTCATTCATCAGCACTGAGGGAAGAATTAAGGTTTTTAACCAACTAACTTTTTTAGGAGCTTTGCTGGAACTTTTTTGTTGAACTCTGATTTGGATTTATGTGGTGAACTGGACTGAGTTTGACTTGTGATCAGCTCTGCGTAACTTTTGAGCTCTTTCTGGTTTGGTTAAACTCCTTTGGTTCCTTCTTTGGCTGGTTCTGTAATTCCTGGGTTTGTAATcatgttactgttgtttttggATCTTgagtttttttatatttctggtTTTAGATGGAAATCCTGCTCTTGGTTTTTGTTAGTTGTTCCTGCCTTTTTGACTGTCTGCCTGCTGTAATGTGATTCACCTGTTGTCCGTTACCTCTGTCTacctctgtctgtgtccccGCCCCCATGTCCTGTGGTCTCTGTTCCTGTCCTGGAGTCTGTGTTAGACAGTTGTCCAACCCGTTTCTCTGCCTGTTACCTCCTGGATTTGTCTTCTGTTTCCCTTTGGATTTCCTCTGTTGCTTTGTTCACCCACAGGTATTCTCAGGTTCTGCTTTttagttgttttagttttgtttcctggcctcaGACTCTGTGCCAGTGACTTTGAGTTTAATTATCACATTATCAGTATCCGTCCATCTTgtatgtgtgcacttgtgtCCTCTCCCTCGTGTCTAGCTTACAGCAGttacaacacaacactgaggCTTTTGTGAAGGTTGGCAAAGTGCTGTATGCGTTTGTGGTCGACTTCATGTACCTGAACTAAATCCTTTATAGTCAAAGTTTACTGGTTGTCTCAGATTCAAGTTTAGTCATTTTTGTTAAAGTGGAGCACCCCGGTGGTTTGAGGTGACTGTGCTGGCACTTCCTGCGGTGTGAGTCTTggcagctcctgcagctcaAACAGACGAGTAGCAACGCGTCAggtttactttcatttcagttccaTTGAAAGTGGGAAAGCAGGGAAATGCAGGAGGAAGCTCTGTGATATAAATGTGCAGTGTTTATTCTTTCCTCTGAAGTCAGGAGCTGGGTGAAGGAGTGCAGAATGGGAAACCTTATTGGGACCAACCGGGCTGTGGATCCAGCTTCAGGACAGTCTGGTAAGACCGTGGCTTTTCCTTCTTCATGAAGTAGAAGTGTTTATGGGAACTCCGACTTCAAAACAaccagtaacaaaaaaaaaaaaagctgtttctgctgctgaagccAAGATTGTTCAGACTATGACTGTGAGCTGTAAGACAGCTGAGTCGACGGGTGAAGGGAAGTGACCAAAACTCAGCCTCTAAATATTCTGTCCTCAGACTCTGACATGGAATAAAATGCTCTGTTTGGAATAACGTTTTTCTTCTGTTAATGttaaacacagtgtttgtgtcgTCACACATCACAGTGTAAATGGTGTTAAACTGAGTTTTAAGGTGAactcagagacacagcagatgaatgtgaacTCAGACCCTGCACCTACATCACTCTGCACCACGACCACACCAGACTTACAGTTTCTACACTGTCTCTGACAACAACATTTGATCGGCCGAATAAGAATTTACTGTAATTTACTGTAGTATAAACAAATATTTATCAGATCATCATTGGGTTTGTTATTAGCAGCCTTCTCATTCAGGGCTGACTCAGCAGTGAgtttcctgtctgtggtttacCTAAAGCCTCTTCTTCAACAGCATCAACGCCCAGTTCGTCAGTCATTAACACAGATGCATCGTTAGATTAAAAAGCATTGACGAGCACTCGTGAGAAACTTCTGAAcataacaacaaacacattgaGTTTAACAAACGTATTTATTATGTCACTGTTAAACTTTTACTGAGCTTTATTGTTGCACTATTAagattattatatattttattatgcATTTATTAGCACTTATTAACAGTTAACTATGCACCTCCATCTGGAGTGAGCACTTCACATTGTCAAGGTTGTCAggtaaaatgtgaatttaaaaaaaacaacatataaatACGATATTTCAGGAGTGAAGCACAAAGACACTTCTTTTAAAACCACAAAGAGAAAGTTCTACAAAACACAGCCTCAAACAGGCCTTTGGAAAAAAAGCATGACAGAATTACTTCAACAAGAAGAAACAGCTATttcttcacagctgattcaTTCTTGATCAGTGTGATCAGTGATGTTTGACGGGCAGTCTGATAAATAATATGTGTGTTAGCACACAGCATAACCACTTCCTGCTGGGAGAGTCTTGGCAGCTTGCAGCTCGAAACGACGAAACAAAACGTCAGTTATAAAATGAATATAATATGGAGATAAACTGTGTTTTATAAAAGacatttattctgaaaatgCTCAAACATCACTGATCACATCAGCAATGAGGAAACAGTGCAgtgacagctgtttgttttttttgttgttgaaataatTCTGTCACTTTAAGGTCAGCTTATCGCTCCGGACACTCTGCCTGTGTTGTGTGATTACAGAAcgccttgttttttttcatgttaacaGGCCACAGCATCTGTGAGACACACGTCACAGTCATATCACCATCATATCAGCAGCATCACATAAAACTGGTACCTTTCGCTATAGTTTCAGTATCTAGCCTGGGCCCGGCTGGCAGTGCACCCAACCCTTACATCCTGTCCTGTGAGTGCTGGGCCCACGAGGCACCTCATGTAAGCCCCTCAGGCTGAGTCTACACAACACAACCCCCTTCCAGCCCTAGTTCCAGGGCTCTAGCCTCCCATTTATTGGCCTTAGGTGACCCCAGCAGGAGCCACTGTCCCCAACAACGCGGCTACCAGGGATATGGGGGTCACCTTCTTAGTTCTGTAGGTCAAGAAATGTCCAACCAATGTCAGGTCCATCTAAACAGAATCTCTGAACTGCTTGTACACAGGTCAGTTGTTGACAAAAGGAAACTGAGCTTTGGTTCCTGATCGTTATGTATCATATCTTCTCATTCAGTTATAACGCAGAGGGAAACTGGAAACATTACGGCCACCGCTCAGGATGGGAGTGTTGTCAGCATGCCTCAGTTTACTGGTGTTCGTGCAAAGAAGATAACTTTCAATATCAACAACACAAATGGTAAATGTTTCCTGTTGaattaaaaaatcaaattataCTGTTTAATTGTGTAACTGCCTAAAATTGAACTAAATGCATCTGATCAACTGTGTTTCTTATCTTTGTCATTCAGGCCTACGGACAGATGAGACTGTTGCTGTTCCTCCCAGAACCAAAGGTATCAAGCTTTTCAcaatcaaatgaaaagaaaaaacattgaGACAAGACTTATAACAATTTAAATGACAGATGGAAAAACTGAGCTGCTGTAAAACTTTTAACTGGTAGTGTTTACTTTTATTCACCTTTCAGAAAGAATCCAGAGGTGCCAAGCTGAACTAAAATCTTACCttcaaaatacaacaaagaatCTGTGTCAAGGAACAATGGAGGATGGATCGACTCCCTTAAACAAGATCTACACGGAGCtttacatcacagagggaggcagTGGGGAGGTTAATAATGAACACGAAGTGATCGAATCAGAATGTGACAGGGGCACAGGTGAGGAGAAGAAAATTCTCCTCAAAGACACTTTTGAACCTTTTTCAAACGAAGAGCAGCGTCCTCAGAGGGTCCTGACGAAGGGAATCGCTGGAATTGGAAAAACAGTCGCTGTGCAGAAATTCATTTATGACTGGGCACAAGAAAAAACCAACCAAACCATCCAGTTCATAGTTCCATTCACATTCAGAGACTTGAATTTGATCAAAGACAAGCGTTTCAGTCTCATGGACTTAATAGGTTACTATTTTAAGGAAATGAAGGATTTGGAAACATCAGACATCAGTTCCAGCattttgttcatctttgacggcctggaCGAAAGCAGATTCCCTCTGGACTTCAAGAACAATGAGCTATGCCGCAGTGTCAGTCAGGCTGCAACAGTCGACACACTACTAACCAATTTAATCGAAGGGAAACTGCTGCACCAAGCCTTGGTCTGGATCACAAGTAGACCAGCCGCAGCCAATAAGATTCCCCCCGAGTTCATCGACAGAGTGACTGAGGTACGAGGCTTTAATGATGAGCACAAGAAGGAGTACTTTCAGAAGACAATTGGTGACGAGGAGATGGCTCAGAAGATCTTCAGTCATCTTCAGTCAAAGCCTTTGAGAAGCCTgtacatcatgtgccacatgcCCTTGTTCTGTTGGATTTCAGCCACAGCTCTCCAGAGCCTCCTCACAGATACTCAGGAAAATGAGCTGCCCAAGACGCTGACtgaaatgtacacacacttcctgatcatccagacaaaGCGGAAACAGCAGAAGGATTATCAGGAAGgtgaaacagacaaagaagcGATCATGAAATTGGGAAAGCTGGCATTTGAACAGCTACAGAAGGGCAACATGATCTTCCACGAAGATGAACTGAACGAACGTCAGATTGATCtgaaacaagctgcagtttATTCAGGGGTTTGTACGCAGATCATCAGAAAAGAATGTGGCCTTCACAGACGGGAGAGTTACTCTTTTGTACATTTAAGTGTTCAGGAGTATCTTGCAGCTCTGTATGTGTTGGAGACCTTCATCAATAGAGGAGAGAGTCTGCTTCCCAGCCAGCGAAGCAAGAAAGCGGCGTCAGTGAAAGGAGAAATCGCCATCACTGTCCTCCACACAGATGTGATAAAGAAGGCTTTGGACAGTGATTATGGACAATGGGACTTGTTTCTGCGCTTCCTGCTCGGTCtgtcacaggaaaaaaatcagaaacttCTTCAGCGGCGGTTCGGATTTGAAGGAAAACGTCTGGAGGACAGCCAGAAGACAATTCAGTTCATTCACAACAAGATCAAGAGGCTGTCTTACACCGACCAGAGTATCAATCTGTTCCACTGCTTAAATGAGTTGGGTGACCAGTCTCTGGTAGACCAAGTCCAAAAGTACTATAGCTCAGGAGATGTTGGAAAAATTTCTCCTGCACATTGGTCAGCTTTGGCCTATGTGCTGCTCATCTCTAATGAAGACCTGACCGtctttgacctgaagaaatactacAGGTCAGATGAAGTTCTGGAGAGGCTGGTACCAGTGCTCAATGCATCAACGACAGCTTTGTAAGTGGTTTGCTATAAGAAATCCAACCACTCTGATGCTCTCAGGTTGTGTTTAAGTATTGAAGGATTAGAGGaaaatgtttccaaaaatgtcattttgtttttctctttaggtTAAGTGACTGTAACCTCACTGGCAGATGCTGCAATTATATTTCATCAGTCCTCAGCGTGAAGTCTTCTGGTCTTGAAGAGTTAGACCTGAGCAgaaatgacctgcaggattctgGAATGGACCTGCAGGACTCTGGAATGGACCTGCTCTCTGCCGGCCTAAAAAGTCCCAACTGCAAACTCCAAAGACTCAGGTAAGAAGACTGGTACGCTTCCTGGCAAAGTTCTAATACATGTAACTGTCTCTCACATGTAGTGATCATGTAAGCCTCCTGTCTTCCAAACACACTTAAGATGAATCCATTGTTTAGTGAAATCTCTGGTAGTCGTCTTCTGCAGAGTCAGTTTCATCTCTGTACGTCCGGTAAAGAGAGAGATTCGGCATGTTTAGCTTACCTTAGcataaaagacagacagacagacagacagacagacagaccatcATTCAGTCACTTTACCAAAATGTACTTATAACTTACTCCCATTAAATATAGACCAGTGTTTTCACCCATGTtatattcatctttttttaaggCTGAATTACTGCAACctgtcagagagaagctgtgaagctctggcCTCAGTCCTCAGCTCTCAGTCCTGTTCTCTGAGAGAGCTGGATCTGAGAAACAATGACCTgaaggattcaggggtgaagttgctgtctgctggactgcaGAGTCTGCACTGTGCACTGGAAACTCTCAGGTCAGGAGAGATTTGTTCTGTTAGTTACtatttaaatgctgctttaCAGAAGACGGAACATCTGAGTAGATATGAAAATCTGTAGGATTTCACCCTTAAGATTACTCTTGAATGCGTGTTGCCAATGTAGTCCCATCATTGTTGATAGTACTTGAACTTGCCACTTTTcgtttttcattttccatgatTCTTAATTGATTCTCAGATTCCAGAGATAGATTTCATTAttaaaattaacaaaaacaaaaaacgttgacaacaaaaaaagacagaaccCAACCATGAGGGCACAGTCCAGGATACCGACAGTGCAGAACACACAGAGTTATCTTCTATAAAATATGTAGGCCTTTGGGTGGACTTTGGATTTATAAACTTGAAAACAAGCTTTGTAAGATGGTACTTTATTAATATCTTACTGTCACCCAAAGCAGAGTACCAAATTTGCATCACGACTGAATCACGAAACTAAACTTCAGCCAACTCTGTTCAGGTGAAGAAAATAAGTCACTTCAcaatatgttttatttcaaaagacCTGCATCTATATATCATTGTTAATAGTTTCTCTTTTATTAATATTAAGTGGAGAGAGTGTTTTCCCCTGCTGGAGACACTGATGATGTTAGTAGtacaacactgtgtttgtacggctacagtgtgtgtctgtgtgtgtctccaggttGTCGGGCTGTCAGGTCACAGAGGCAGgttgtgcttctctggcctcagctttgagctccaacccctctcatctgagagagctggacctgggCTACAaccatccaggagactcaggggtgaagctgctgtctgctggactgaaggatacACACTGCGGACTGGACACTCTCAGGTATGAACAGAATcacatctttttctctgtctcgcTGACAACCTGGGGACTGTCCACAGTCTGTGCCAGCAGCACTGCTGTTTTCCTCACAGGCTCAAACCCGTAACTGCTGCCAATATTCAGTACTGAATTAAAGGTGCAGTGTGTGGATCCCTTTGTATGTAGTTGCTTTGTGAGTGTATTGTGTACTTCATGGAGGTAATTTTGAATTTTATCAGTATGAATTTGTCAACTTATGAAGAGTGAGCTATAGTTGCCACGTTTGTCATTTAGAAGCATTTTCTTATGTCATTCTGTCacttctgttttcagacatatatatatataaaagtcGTAAGAAATTAATGTTGTCATATATGTACCACAGAGATTAATATTCACATATGTAATAAAGATATTAATGTTTTACAAAGCtgctgtgcatgtttttttaaagactgaaTGGCTGCAACctgtcagagagaagctgtgaagcccTGGCCTCAGTCCTCAGCTCTCAGTCCTGTTCTCTGAGAGAGCTGGATCTGAGAAACAATGACCTGAaagattcaggggtgaagctgctgtctgctggactgcaGAGTCCACACTGTGAACTGCAAACTCTCAGGTCAGGAGAGATTCGTTCTGTTGATGTTAACATCTGTATTTGCATCATTGTAGATTACGAGATTTAGTCCCAGAGAACTGGCTTTACTTTACCAAAGGAAAaggattttctttcattctgccTTCATTTTTGGGTATGGGAGTAATGGAACATTAGAATTCAGTTCAAATGCATAGTGTTAGAGTAGAACTCATCACTGCCCCTGTGGATCCAGTGAAGTCTCCTGGTTTATTATTCCACTTCAAGCACAAAAACCAAAAAGCAGATCATTAAATGACAATTACACTTTCTGTTGGTATGGcagtattattttttaataattaaatcaTTTCTTAAAACACTTGTTAACTTGcaataatttgtgtgtgtgtgtgtccgtctgtcCATTCGTCTGTCCCACTCCCCGCTCCAGGTTGTCGGGTTGTCAGGTCACAGAGGCAGGTTGGGCTTTTCTGGCTTCAGCTCTGAgatccaacccctcccatctgagagagctggacctgagctacaaccatccaggagactcaggggTGATGCTGCTGTCCACTGGACTGGAGGATCCGCACTTCGGACTGGACACTCTC is a window of Toxotes jaculatrix isolate fToxJac2 chromosome 4, fToxJac2.pri, whole genome shotgun sequence DNA encoding:
- the LOC121180184 gene encoding NACHT, LRR and PYD domains-containing protein 3-like isoform X1 → MGNLIGTNRAVDPASGQSGHSICETHVTVISPSYQQHHIKLVPFAIVSVSSLGPAGSAPNPYILSFITQRETGNITATAQDGSVVSMPQFTGVRAKKITFNINNTNGLRTDETVAVPPRTKERIQRCQAELKSYLQNTTKNLCQGTMEDGSTPLNKIYTELYITEGGSGEVNNEHEVIESECDRGTGEEKKILLKDTFEPFSNEEQRPQRVLTKGIAGIGKTVAVQKFIYDWAQEKTNQTIQFIVPFTFRDLNLIKDKRFSLMDLIGYYFKEMKDLETSDISSSILFIFDGLDESRFPLDFKNNELCRSVSQAATVDTLLTNLIEGKLLHQALVWITSRPAAANKIPPEFIDRVTEVRGFNDEHKKEYFQKTIGDEEMAQKIFSHLQSKPLRSLYIMCHMPLFCWISATALQSLLTDTQENELPKTLTEMYTHFLIIQTKRKQQKDYQEGETDKEAIMKLGKLAFEQLQKGNMIFHEDELNERQIDLKQAAVYSGVCTQIIRKECGLHRRESYSFVHLSVQEYLAALYVLETFINRGESLLPSQRSKKAASVKGEIAITVLHTDVIKKALDSDYGQWDLFLRFLLGLSQEKNQKLLQRRFGFEGKRLEDSQKTIQFIHNKIKRLSYTDQSINLFHCLNELGDQSLVDQVQKYYSSGDVGKISPAHWSALAYVLLISNEDLTVFDLKKYYRSDEVLERLVPVLNASTTALLSDCNLTGRCCNYISSVLSVKSSGLEELDLSRNDLQDSGMDLQDSGMDLLSAGLKSPNCKLQRLRLNYCNLSERSCEALASVLSSQSCSLRELDLRNNDLKDSGVKLLSAGLQSLHCALETLRLSGCQVTEAGCASLASALSSNPSHLRELDLGYNHPGDSGVKLLSAGLKDTHCGLDTLRLNGCNLSERSCEALASVLSSQSCSLRELDLRNNDLKDSGVKLLSAGLQSPHCELQTLRLSGCQVTEAGWAFLASALRSNPSHLRELDLSYNHPGDSGVMLLSTGLEDPHFGLDTLRVEHGGEQRLRPGLRKYACELTLDRNSAHRNLMLSVDNRKVAPVRQKQPCLYHPQRFEHWHQLLCVCNGLTGHGYWEVEWEGKVNIAVTYGGIKRKGRRFDSKFGETDQSWILSCSDKDCFVLHNKKTRVLPPSSVSHRVAVSVDCPAGTLSFYSVSSDSLTHLHTFHTEFTEPLYPGFWLGPDSSVSLC